The following are encoded together in the Actinoplanes sp. N902-109 genome:
- a CDS encoding RNA polymerase sigma factor, which translates to MTVAEAVADAHRHEWARVLAATVRVTRDIDLAEECTQDAYARALQVWPRDGVPARPAAWLTTVARNRAMDLLRREKVLRRALPLLVMDDVTVAPEPDAIPDDRLRLIFTCCHPTLAREAQVALTLRLLCGLSTAEVARAFLVQESTMAARLTRAKKKIAVARIPYRVPRTADLPDRVGAVLEVVHLVYTTGHAAPAGPELVRTDLCDTAIALARLLHTVLPDDIGVTGLLALLLLTDARRDARAGGHVLLAEQDRSRWDRALIAEGSALLVAALRHRAPTRYAVQAAIAAVHAEAPAWAATDWAEICGLYDVLRALWPNPVVDLNRAVAIGMRDGPEAGLAALHPLLDEPALATYGYLSVARADFLRKAGRRDEALVAYEEALTLTTNEVERAVVHRKMIEVRAR; encoded by the coding sequence GTGACCGTCGCCGAGGCCGTCGCGGACGCGCACCGCCACGAGTGGGCCCGGGTGCTCGCCGCGACGGTGCGCGTCACCCGCGACATCGACCTGGCCGAGGAGTGCACCCAGGACGCCTACGCCCGGGCGCTGCAGGTGTGGCCGCGCGACGGCGTCCCGGCCCGGCCCGCGGCCTGGCTGACCACGGTGGCCCGCAACCGGGCGATGGATCTGCTGCGCCGTGAGAAGGTGCTGCGCCGGGCGTTGCCGTTGCTGGTCATGGACGACGTCACGGTGGCGCCGGAGCCGGATGCGATCCCGGACGACCGGTTGCGGCTGATCTTCACCTGCTGTCACCCGACGCTGGCCCGGGAGGCCCAGGTGGCGCTCACCCTGCGGTTGCTGTGCGGGCTGTCGACGGCCGAGGTGGCGCGGGCGTTCCTGGTGCAGGAGAGCACGATGGCCGCCCGGCTCACCCGGGCCAAGAAGAAGATCGCGGTGGCCCGCATCCCCTACCGGGTGCCGCGGACCGCCGACCTGCCCGACCGTGTCGGCGCGGTGCTGGAGGTGGTGCACCTGGTCTACACCACCGGGCACGCCGCTCCCGCCGGGCCGGAACTGGTGCGCACCGACCTGTGCGACACCGCGATCGCCCTGGCCCGGCTGCTGCACACCGTGCTGCCCGACGACATCGGCGTGACCGGGCTGCTGGCGTTGCTGCTGCTCACCGACGCCCGCCGGGACGCTCGCGCCGGCGGGCACGTGCTGCTGGCCGAGCAGGACCGCAGCCGCTGGGACCGCGCGCTGATCGCCGAGGGCAGCGCCCTGCTCGTGGCGGCGCTGCGGCACCGGGCACCGACCCGGTACGCCGTGCAGGCCGCCATCGCCGCGGTGCACGCCGAGGCCCCGGCCTGGGCGGCGACCGACTGGGCGGAGATCTGCGGGCTGTACGACGTGCTGCGCGCGCTGTGGCCCAACCCCGTCGTCGACCTGAACCGGGCCGTCGCCATCGGGATGCGCGACGGGCCCGAGGCCGGGCTGGCCGCGCTGCACCCCCTCCTGGACGAGCCGGCCCTGGCGACGTACGGCTATCTCAGCGTGGCCCGGGCCGACTTCCTGCGGAAGGCGGGACGCCGCGACGAGGCGCTCGTCGCGTACGAGGAAGCGCTCACGCTGACCACCAACGAGGTCGAACGTGCGGTCGTCCACCGGAAGATGATCGAGGTCCGCGCGCGGTGA
- a CDS encoding YciI family protein — MAKYLVLIYGDEQEWDAHSPAELAAKHTAHEAFAQAAGPAIVGGAQLQAAATATTLRGLENGKAVPTDGPFPETKEVLGGFYLLEAPDLDAAVALAGRLPEIREAGGGVEIRPIVER; from the coding sequence ATGGCGAAGTACCTGGTGCTCATCTACGGCGACGAGCAGGAGTGGGACGCGCACTCGCCGGCGGAGCTCGCCGCCAAGCACACCGCGCACGAGGCCTTCGCGCAGGCGGCCGGGCCGGCGATCGTGGGCGGCGCCCAGTTGCAGGCCGCGGCCACCGCCACCACCCTGCGCGGCCTCGAGAACGGCAAGGCGGTGCCGACCGACGGCCCGTTCCCCGAGACCAAGGAGGTCCTCGGCGGGTTCTACCTGCTGGAGGCGCCCGACCTGGATGCCGCGGTGGCGCTGGCGGGCCGGTTGCCGGAGATCCGCGAGGCCGGTGGCGGCGTGGAGATCCGGCCGATCGTCGAACGGTGA
- a CDS encoding zinc-binding alcohol dehydrogenase: protein MTMTDRAFWVAQPGTGEIRPVEVPDPGPGEVLVRTLHSGVSRGTETLVFRGGVPASQHAAMRAPFQEGDFPAPVKYGYLNVGVVERGPETLVGRTVFSLFPHQTRFVVPVEAVTVVPDTVPPRRAVLTGTVETALNGLWDAAPLIGDRIAVVGAGMVGASVAAILSRFPGARVQLVDANPQRAGVAAALGVDFALPGDATGDCDLVVHASATSAGLTRSLELLATEGTVVELSWYGDREVSVPLGEFFHSRRLVVRSSQVGGIAPARRGRRTYADRLAIALDLLADPVFDALLTGESRFAELPAVLPRLTSGELPALCHVITYETGE, encoded by the coding sequence ATCACGATGACGGACCGCGCGTTCTGGGTCGCGCAGCCGGGCACCGGGGAGATCCGGCCCGTCGAGGTGCCCGATCCGGGCCCCGGTGAGGTGCTCGTCCGGACGCTGCACTCGGGGGTCTCGCGCGGCACCGAGACGCTCGTCTTCCGCGGTGGTGTCCCGGCCAGCCAGCACGCCGCGATGCGCGCACCCTTCCAGGAGGGCGATTTTCCCGCGCCGGTGAAGTACGGCTACCTCAACGTCGGGGTGGTGGAGCGAGGACCCGAGACCCTTGTCGGCCGTACGGTGTTCAGCCTCTTCCCGCACCAGACGCGCTTCGTCGTGCCGGTCGAGGCGGTGACCGTGGTGCCCGACACCGTGCCGCCGCGGCGGGCGGTGCTGACCGGGACCGTCGAGACCGCGCTGAACGGCCTGTGGGACGCCGCGCCGCTGATCGGTGACCGGATCGCCGTGGTGGGCGCGGGCATGGTCGGCGCCAGCGTGGCCGCCATCCTGTCCCGGTTCCCCGGTGCCCGGGTGCAGCTGGTGGATGCGAACCCGCAGCGGGCCGGGGTGGCCGCCGCACTGGGGGTGGATTTCGCGCTGCCGGGCGACGCGACCGGCGACTGCGACCTGGTCGTGCATGCCAGCGCCACCTCGGCCGGGCTGACCCGCTCGCTGGAGCTGCTGGCCACCGAGGGTACGGTCGTCGAGCTCAGCTGGTACGGCGACCGCGAGGTCAGCGTGCCGCTCGGCGAGTTCTTCCACTCCCGGCGGCTGGTCGTGCGGAGCAGTCAGGTGGGTGGCATCGCCCCGGCCCGGCGCGGTCGGCGTACCTACGCCGACCGGCTGGCCATCGCGCTGGACCTGCTCGCCGACCCGGTGTTCGACGCGCTGCTCACCGGGGAGTCGCGCTTCGCCGAGCTGCCCGCCGTCCTGCCCCGGCTGACCAGCGGCGAGCTGCCGGCCCTGTGCCATGTCATCACCTACGAGACAGGAGAGTGA
- a CDS encoding CDP-alcohol phosphatidyltransferase family protein, translated as MSIGTMTARPARGPLAGLAAHLLLTVALAATAGVTAGGWLAGTVYAVGLYLALRTGMEQAGMRALGPANTVTLGRAVLVGGVTALVVTSFQRHVPLALLVTLVGVALALDGVDGQVARRTGTTTALGARFDMEIDAFLILVLSIYVAADFGWWTVAIGAFRYAFVAASWAAPWLSAALPAKFSRKVVAALQGVVLVVVTAGLLPHAAAFLALTLALGSLTWSFGRDISWLRRTEHHRRAHAAATRRTATPRRHVPHPAHT; from the coding sequence ATGAGTATCGGCACGATGACGGCCCGCCCGGCCCGGGGTCCCCTCGCGGGTCTCGCCGCCCACCTGCTCCTGACCGTCGCGCTGGCGGCCACGGCGGGTGTCACCGCGGGCGGCTGGCTGGCCGGTACGGTCTATGCCGTCGGGCTCTACCTTGCCCTGCGTACGGGGATGGAGCAGGCCGGCATGCGCGCACTCGGTCCCGCCAACACGGTGACCCTGGGCCGGGCGGTGCTGGTCGGCGGCGTCACCGCCCTGGTCGTCACGTCGTTCCAGCGGCACGTACCGCTGGCGCTGCTGGTCACCCTGGTCGGCGTCGCCCTGGCCCTGGACGGCGTGGACGGCCAGGTAGCCCGGCGCACCGGCACCACCACCGCCCTGGGCGCACGCTTCGACATGGAGATCGACGCCTTCCTCATCCTGGTGCTCAGCATCTATGTGGCGGCCGACTTCGGCTGGTGGACCGTGGCGATCGGCGCCTTCCGCTACGCCTTCGTCGCGGCATCCTGGGCCGCCCCCTGGCTGAGCGCCGCCCTGCCCGCGAAGTTCTCCCGCAAGGTGGTCGCGGCCCTGCAGGGCGTCGTCCTCGTGGTGGTCACCGCCGGGCTGCTCCCCCACGCCGCGGCCTTCCTGGCGCTGACCCTCGCACTGGGCTCGCTGACCTGGTCCTTCGGCCGCGACATCAGCTGGCTCCGCCGCACCGAACACCACCGCCGCGCCCACGCCGCCGCCACCCGCCGGACGGCCACCCCCCGCCGCCACGTCCCGCACCCGGCCCACACCTGA
- a CDS encoding ABC transporter substrate-binding protein: protein MRLVSLLPSATDIVYALGLGDDLAGVTFECDARPGTTVVVGGKDTRGMAPGEIDAYVKERMAAGEDLYTLHEGALQGLNPDLILTQDLCRVCALPSDHVADALQHLGCQADVVSLDPYTLDEVLATILLVGERAGVTERAHTLVAHLRSRLAAVAAQVADRPRPRVATVEWVDPPFAGGHWVPDLIVAAGGHPVAASPGRRSVETTWETLTAARPDIVLVTPCGFHLDGATDQARHVLPHFPDAQVWAIDADTLVVRPGPKLIDGVEAIASILHPDVVPASPNIRRIS from the coding sequence ATGCGACTGGTTTCGCTCCTGCCCTCGGCCACCGACATCGTGTACGCCCTCGGCCTCGGCGACGACCTCGCCGGCGTCACCTTCGAGTGCGACGCCCGCCCCGGCACGACGGTGGTGGTGGGCGGCAAGGACACCCGCGGCATGGCGCCCGGCGAGATCGACGCCTACGTGAAGGAGCGGATGGCCGCCGGTGAGGACCTCTACACCCTGCACGAGGGCGCGCTGCAGGGCCTGAACCCCGACCTGATCCTCACCCAGGACCTGTGCCGCGTCTGCGCCCTGCCCTCGGACCACGTCGCCGACGCGCTGCAACACCTCGGTTGCCAGGCCGATGTGGTGTCGCTGGACCCGTACACGCTCGACGAGGTCTTGGCAACGATCCTGCTGGTGGGGGAGCGCGCCGGGGTGACCGAACGCGCCCACACCCTGGTGGCGCACCTGCGCTCCCGGCTGGCCGCCGTCGCCGCCCAGGTCGCCGACCGCCCCCGCCCCCGGGTCGCCACCGTCGAATGGGTCGACCCGCCGTTCGCGGGCGGCCACTGGGTCCCCGACCTGATCGTCGCCGCCGGCGGCCACCCGGTCGCGGCCAGCCCCGGCCGCCGCTCGGTCGAGACCACCTGGGAAACCCTGACCGCGGCCCGCCCCGACATCGTCCTGGTCACCCCGTGCGGCTTCCACCTCGACGGCGCCACCGACCAGGCCCGGCACGTCCTGCCGCACTTCCCGGACGCCCAGGTCTGGGCCATCGACGCCGACACCCTCGTGGTCCGCCCCGGCCCCAAACTCATCGACGGCGTCGAAGCCATCGCGTCGATCCTGCACCCCGACGTGGTCCCCGCGTCGCCCAACATCCGGCGCATCAGCTGA
- a CDS encoding DUF5565 family protein, giving the protein MEKIPTLFLRDPQDRKRTLPEVNPLCQWVLDGQGTPTRKYDGTCVMHDADGTWWARREVRPGRTRPPGYRPVMTDEVTGKTVGWEPIEQSAYARYFAEALGGARGPLPTGTYELVGPKVNGNPEHTTAHELVPHAEAEKLDAPRDFAGLRAWLLAHPRYEGIVWHHEDGRRAKLKHRDFAG; this is encoded by the coding sequence ATGGAGAAGATTCCCACGCTGTTCCTGCGCGACCCGCAGGACCGCAAGCGCACGCTGCCCGAGGTCAACCCGCTCTGCCAGTGGGTCCTCGACGGTCAGGGGACCCCCACGCGGAAGTACGACGGCACGTGCGTGATGCACGACGCCGACGGCACCTGGTGGGCCCGGCGCGAGGTGCGCCCCGGCCGCACCCGCCCGCCCGGCTACCGCCCGGTCATGACCGACGAGGTCACCGGCAAGACCGTGGGCTGGGAACCCATCGAGCAGTCGGCCTACGCCAGGTATTTCGCCGAAGCCCTGGGCGGCGCCCGCGGCCCGCTGCCCACCGGCACCTACGAGCTGGTCGGCCCCAAAGTCAACGGCAACCCCGAGCACACCACCGCCCACGAACTCGTCCCGCACGCCGAAGCCGAGAAACTCGACGCGCCCCGCGACTTCGCGGGCCTGCGTGCCTGGCTCCTCGCCCATCCCCGGTACGAAGGGATCGTGTGGCACCACGAGGACGGCCGCCGCGCCAAACTCAAGCACCGCGACTTCGCCGGCTGA
- the recQ gene encoding DNA helicase RecQ yields the protein MTSAPAYDVLQRTFGYSAFRGEQEQIVEHVINGGDALVLMPTGGGKSLCYQIPALVRPGTGVVISPLIALMQDQVDALRTLGVRAGFLNSTQDPDERRLTEQLFLAGELDLLYVAPEGLGVPSTQRLLDRGRIALFAIDEAHCVAQWGHDFRPDYLNLSMLHERWPDVPRIALTATATSATREEIATRLDLAGARHFTASFDRPNIQYRIVPKQEPKRQLLDLLRTEHVGDAGIVYCLSRASVEKIADFLVQNGIPALPYHAGLDARVRAANQSRFLREDGLVMVATIAFGMGIDKPDVRFVAHLDLPKSVEGYYQETGRAGRDGQPSTAWLAYGLQDVVQQRKMIETSDGDLAHRRNLAAHLDAMLALCETVQCRRAQLLAYFGQPGDNSCGNCDTCLTPPESWDGTVPAQKLLSTVLRLQRERGQKFGAGQSIDILLGKTTEKVTQFRHDELSVFGIGAELREQEWRGVVRQLLAQGLLAVEGEYGVLVLTDASAEVLRRERQVMMRREPERPARAPRARRATTGATAAATPDLDPAGAQVFERLRSWRAAAAKEGGVPAYVIFHDATLKQIAALRPGSLAELSTVNGVGENKLAKYGQQVLEALTS from the coding sequence GTGACTTCCGCCCCGGCCTATGACGTCCTGCAGCGCACCTTCGGCTACTCCGCGTTCCGCGGCGAGCAGGAGCAGATCGTCGAGCACGTGATCAACGGCGGCGACGCGCTGGTGCTGATGCCCACCGGCGGTGGCAAGTCGCTGTGCTACCAGATCCCCGCCCTGGTCCGCCCGGGCACCGGCGTGGTGATCTCCCCCCTGATCGCGCTGATGCAGGACCAGGTCGACGCGCTGCGCACGCTGGGTGTGCGGGCCGGGTTCCTCAACTCGACCCAGGACCCCGACGAGCGCCGGCTCACCGAGCAGCTGTTCCTGGCCGGCGAGCTCGACCTGCTGTACGTGGCACCCGAGGGCCTGGGCGTGCCGTCCACCCAGCGGCTGCTCGACCGGGGCAGGATCGCGCTGTTCGCCATCGACGAGGCGCACTGCGTCGCCCAGTGGGGGCACGACTTCCGCCCCGACTACCTGAACCTGTCGATGCTGCACGAGCGGTGGCCGGACGTGCCGCGCATCGCGCTCACCGCGACCGCCACCAGCGCCACCCGCGAGGAGATCGCCACCCGCCTCGACCTGGCCGGCGCGCGGCACTTCACCGCCAGCTTCGACCGCCCCAACATCCAGTACCGGATCGTGCCCAAGCAGGAGCCCAAGCGCCAGCTGCTCGACCTGCTGCGCACCGAGCACGTGGGCGACGCCGGCATCGTCTACTGCCTGTCGCGTGCCTCGGTCGAGAAGATCGCCGACTTCCTCGTGCAGAACGGCATCCCCGCGCTGCCCTATCACGCCGGTCTCGACGCGCGCGTCCGGGCGGCCAACCAGAGTCGCTTCCTGCGCGAGGACGGGCTGGTCATGGTGGCCACCATCGCGTTCGGCATGGGCATCGACAAGCCCGACGTGCGCTTCGTCGCCCACCTCGACCTGCCCAAGTCCGTCGAGGGTTACTACCAGGAGACCGGTCGCGCCGGGCGCGACGGCCAGCCCTCAACCGCCTGGCTCGCGTACGGACTGCAGGACGTGGTGCAGCAACGCAAGATGATCGAGACCTCCGACGGCGATCTGGCGCACCGCCGCAACCTGGCCGCCCATCTCGACGCGATGCTGGCGCTCTGCGAGACCGTCCAGTGCCGGCGCGCCCAGCTGCTGGCCTATTTCGGTCAGCCGGGCGACAACTCCTGCGGCAACTGCGACACCTGCCTGACCCCGCCGGAGTCGTGGGACGGCACCGTGCCGGCCCAGAAGCTGCTCTCCACCGTGCTGCGCCTGCAGCGTGAACGCGGCCAGAAGTTCGGTGCCGGGCAGTCCATCGACATCCTGCTCGGCAAGACCACCGAGAAGGTCACCCAGTTCCGCCACGACGAGCTGTCGGTCTTCGGCATCGGCGCCGAGCTGCGCGAGCAGGAGTGGCGCGGGGTGGTCCGCCAGCTGCTCGCCCAGGGTCTGCTCGCCGTCGAGGGCGAGTACGGCGTGCTGGTGCTCACCGACGCCAGCGCCGAGGTGTTGCGCCGCGAGCGCCAGGTCATGATGCGCCGCGAGCCCGAACGCCCGGCCCGGGCCCCGCGCGCCCGCCGCGCCACGACCGGCGCCACCGCAGCCGCCACCCCCGACCTCGACCCGGCCGGCGCCCAGGTGTTCGAACGCCTGCGCTCGTGGCGCGCCGCCGCGGCCAAGGAGGGCGGCGTCCCGGCGTACGTCATCTTCCACGACGCCACCCTCAAACAGATCGCGGCGCTGCGCCCCGGTTCGCTCGCCGAGCTGTCCACGGTCAACGGCGTGGGCGAGAACAAGCTGGCCAAATACGGTCAGCAGGTGCTGGAGGCGCTCACCTCCTGA
- a CDS encoding glutathione S-transferase C-terminal domain-containing protein, translating to MGNLQLASPVDTERFGVYRVPATPGALTSRTGRITRDGEFAAEAGRYHLYGGWFCPWWQRVAIARALAGLADVVSMSFVDGARDGRGWAFRESHGADPVNGFTLLRQAYEASEPDFAGHVSVPALWDRSTGRLVSNDAPAMEVDLATCFGHLATATADLYPAALRTAIDDLDAWLGPIVNGGLTPANRDTVLATFRSLDDRLAGSRFLLGGAAPTLADIRLFVRLVRYDTGPNATRAITPALDTFPHLWAYARDLYTIPAFHDTTDFAAFSEPGAARLDWGAPAGR from the coding sequence ATGGGTAACCTGCAGCTGGCGTCCCCGGTCGATACCGAGCGGTTCGGCGTCTATCGCGTGCCGGCCACCCCGGGCGCGCTCACCAGCCGCACCGGCCGGATCACCCGGGACGGCGAGTTCGCCGCCGAGGCCGGGCGTTACCACCTGTACGGCGGGTGGTTCTGCCCGTGGTGGCAGCGCGTCGCGATCGCCCGTGCGCTGGCCGGGCTCGCGGACGTGGTGAGCATGTCCTTCGTCGACGGTGCCCGCGACGGGCGGGGGTGGGCGTTCCGCGAGAGCCACGGCGCCGACCCGGTCAACGGCTTCACGCTGCTGCGCCAGGCGTACGAGGCGAGCGAGCCGGACTTCGCCGGGCACGTCTCGGTGCCGGCGCTGTGGGACCGGAGCACCGGCCGGCTGGTCAGCAACGACGCGCCCGCCATGGAGGTCGATCTCGCCACCTGCTTCGGACATCTGGCCACGGCGACGGCGGATCTGTACCCGGCTGCGCTGCGCACCGCGATCGACGACCTCGACGCCTGGCTCGGGCCGATCGTCAACGGCGGGCTCACGCCCGCCAACCGGGACACCGTGCTGGCCACCTTCCGCAGCCTCGACGATCGTCTCGCCGGTTCGCGCTTCCTGCTCGGTGGTGCCGCCCCGACGCTCGCCGACATCCGGCTGTTCGTGCGGCTCGTGCGCTACGACACCGGGCCCAACGCCACCCGCGCGATCACCCCGGCGCTGGACACGTTCCCGCACCTGTGGGCCTATGCCCGCGACCTTTACACCATCCCGGCGTTCCACGACACCACCGACTTCGCCGCGTTCAGCGAGCCGGGGGCCGCGCGGCTGGACTGGGGTGCGCCCGCCGGGCGATGA
- a CDS encoding glycosyltransferase family 4 protein, whose protein sequence is MTGPLWAVLPGGIDDPAAPSGGNTYDRRVLTGLAATRDVCELPVDGAWPHPSPADEARLDATLSGIPDRSVVLLDGLVACAAPGPVERHAARLTTVILVHLPLGDETGAPAALSAGEGRVLRAATAVVATSSGAARRIETLHGLPAGSVQVAAPGVDPAPEAEPSPAGNRLLCVAAVTPRKAQDVLAAALLTLDDLAWDCVCAGALDRDPGFAAATRRANPRVRYVGTRTGTELAGTYAAADLLVLPSRAETYGMVLTEALARGIPVLATQVQGVPEAVGTAPDGSVPGLLVPPGDVAALAGALRRWLTDPGLRREWRAAARARRRTLQGWDETTRRLGEVLPRGMTGRTGHAAVAPNDGLAGAGQEGRKP, encoded by the coding sequence GTGACCGGACCGTTGTGGGCGGTGCTGCCGGGTGGGATCGACGACCCGGCGGCACCCAGCGGTGGCAACACCTACGACCGCCGGGTGCTGACCGGCCTGGCGGCGACCCGCGACGTGTGCGAACTCCCGGTCGACGGCGCCTGGCCGCACCCCTCGCCCGCGGACGAGGCCCGGCTGGACGCCACGCTGTCCGGCATTCCCGACCGGTCCGTGGTGCTGCTCGACGGTCTGGTCGCGTGCGCGGCACCCGGCCCGGTGGAACGGCACGCGGCCCGGCTGACCACCGTGATCCTGGTGCACCTCCCGCTCGGCGACGAGACGGGAGCGCCCGCGGCGTTGAGCGCGGGGGAGGGGCGGGTGCTGCGGGCAGCGACGGCGGTGGTGGCGACGAGTTCGGGCGCCGCGCGCCGGATCGAAACACTGCACGGTTTGCCGGCCGGGTCCGTCCAGGTCGCTGCCCCGGGGGTCGATCCCGCGCCGGAGGCCGAACCGAGCCCGGCCGGCAACCGGTTGCTGTGCGTGGCCGCTGTGACGCCGCGCAAGGCCCAGGACGTGCTCGCCGCGGCCCTGCTGACCCTGGACGACCTGGCCTGGGACTGCGTCTGCGCCGGGGCGCTGGACCGCGATCCGGGCTTCGCCGCCGCCACCCGCCGGGCCAACCCGCGGGTCCGTTATGTCGGCACCCGCACCGGGACGGAGCTGGCCGGCACGTACGCCGCGGCCGATCTGCTCGTGCTGCCGTCGCGCGCCGAGACGTACGGGATGGTGCTCACCGAGGCACTCGCGCGCGGCATCCCCGTGCTGGCCACCCAGGTGCAGGGCGTGCCCGAAGCCGTCGGTACGGCACCGGACGGCAGCGTGCCGGGCCTGCTGGTGCCGCCCGGTGACGTCGCGGCGCTGGCCGGGGCGCTGCGGCGCTGGCTCACCGACCCCGGTCTGCGGCGGGAGTGGCGGGCCGCGGCCCGGGCCCGGCGGCGCACGTTGCAGGGCTGGGACGAGACGACGAGACGACTGGGCGAGGTGCTTCCCCGGGGCATGACCGGGCGCACCGGGCACGCCGCGGTCGCACCGAACGACGGCCTCGCAGGCGCAGGCCAGGAAGGCAGGAAACCATGA
- a CDS encoding aminoglycoside phosphotransferase family protein: MFTPPADLPEPVLLAAIERGWSRTGTVVHRPVGFGSHHWELAGTDGSRWFVTVDDLRSRDRHALTAALGAAQALRATGRDFVVAPVPARDGSPVTVIGDTFAVALYPFVDGESFGWGEFRPEQRRAVLDLLVSVHGAPASVAGQALREDFTIALRDAVTASIDPAAGPYAQPTAGLLAAHAAGLRAAFRWYDDLVAAVRTEPGTMVLTHGEPHPGNTMRADGRWLLIDWDTALLAPPERDLWDLDPGDGTVHAAYTAATGTALRPGVLDLYRLRWDLAEVAVCTARFRQPHERTADDAETWEILERTVPALRARP; encoded by the coding sequence GTGTTCACACCACCCGCCGATCTGCCGGAGCCGGTGCTGCTGGCCGCGATCGAGCGCGGCTGGTCCCGTACGGGAACCGTGGTTCATCGGCCTGTCGGGTTCGGCAGCCATCATTGGGAACTGGCCGGGACGGACGGCAGCCGGTGGTTCGTCACGGTCGACGACTTGCGCAGTCGTGACCGGCACGCGCTGACCGCTGCGCTCGGTGCGGCGCAGGCGTTGCGGGCGACCGGGCGCGACTTCGTGGTGGCGCCCGTGCCGGCCCGCGACGGTTCGCCGGTGACGGTGATCGGTGACACGTTCGCGGTGGCGCTGTACCCGTTCGTCGACGGGGAGAGCTTCGGCTGGGGCGAGTTCCGGCCGGAGCAGCGACGAGCCGTGCTGGACCTGCTGGTGTCCGTGCACGGCGCGCCGGCGTCGGTGGCCGGGCAAGCGCTGCGGGAGGATTTCACTATTGCCTTGCGCGACGCGGTCACCGCTTCGATCGACCCCGCCGCCGGGCCGTACGCGCAACCCACCGCCGGCCTGCTCGCCGCGCACGCCGCCGGCCTCCGCGCCGCTTTCCGGTGGTACGACGACCTGGTCGCGGCCGTACGGACCGAGCCGGGCACCATGGTGCTCACCCACGGTGAACCGCACCCGGGCAACACCATGCGGGCGGACGGCCGGTGGCTGCTCATCGACTGGGACACCGCCCTGCTCGCGCCGCCCGAACGCGACCTGTGGGACCTCGACCCGGGTGACGGCACGGTGCACGCCGCGTACACCGCCGCCACCGGCACGGCCCTGCGCCCCGGGGTGCTCGACCTGTACCGGCTGCGCTGGGACCTGGCCGAGGTGGCCGTGTGCACCGCGCGGTTCCGGCAACCCCACGAGCGTACCGCCGACGATGCGGAGACCTGGGAGATCCTCGAGCGGACCGTGCCCGCGCTCAGGGCTCGTCCGTGA
- a CDS encoding 6-carboxytetrahydropterin synthase, which yields MFSVTVRDHIMVAHSFQGEVFGPAQKLHGATFVVDATFKRPELDADNIVIDIGLASQELHAICGALSYRNLDDDPDFTGVNTSTEFLAKVIADRLADKVAGNGLTALAVTLHESHIAWASYEREL from the coding sequence ATGTTCAGCGTCACCGTCCGTGATCACATCATGGTCGCCCACAGCTTCCAGGGCGAGGTGTTCGGCCCGGCGCAGAAGCTGCACGGTGCCACCTTCGTGGTGGACGCCACGTTCAAGCGCCCCGAGCTGGACGCCGACAACATCGTCATCGACATCGGTCTGGCCAGCCAGGAGCTGCACGCGATCTGCGGCGCGCTCAGCTACCGTAATCTCGACGACGACCCCGACTTCACCGGCGTCAACACGTCCACGGAGTTCCTCGCCAAGGTCATCGCCGACCGGCTCGCCGACAAGGTGGCCGGCAACGGGCTCACCGCGCTGGCCGTGACCCTGCACGAGTCGCACATCGCATGGGCGTCGTACGAGCGGGAGCTGTGA